In Anas platyrhynchos isolate ZD024472 breed Pekin duck chromosome 7, IASCAAS_PekinDuck_T2T, whole genome shotgun sequence, one genomic interval encodes:
- the LMLN gene encoding leishmanolysin-like peptidase isoform X3, protein MAAGGRCGAAGRALPAALLLLLLLLGAAASPRSSSCHHRPPGRGEVVYGVPLAEDRLVRRDVGQRLRIKIVYDRSVEDLLPEKRHLIKNKLFPQAISYLEKTFQVRKSAGTILLSRQCATNQYLRRKADPHRYCRVACANHTRCGPVIVPEKHLQQCRVYNQNERHFGLPDQEGVRDADFVLYVSALTTERCGHENIIAYAAYCQLEAEMDRPIAGYANLCPNMISTQAQEFVGMLSTVKHEIIHALGFSAGLFAFYRDDDGKPLTTRYADGLPPFNESLGLYQWSDKVVHKAVRLWDVRGGQMLRHTVHLLVTPRVVEEARKHFNCPILEGMELENQGGMGTELNHWEKRLLENEAMTGSHTQNRVFSRITLALMEDTGWYKANYSMAEKLDWGRNKGCDFVMKSCKFWIDQKKQKRQLISPYCDTLRSNPLQLTCRQDQRAVAVCNLQKFPKQLPQEYQYFDNLNGVPAEDLPYYGGSVEIADYCPFSQEFSWHLSGEFQRSSDCRIIENQPDPTKNYGAEEYGPNSVCLIQKSAFVMEQCRRKLSYPDWGSGCYQVSCSPQGLHVWVKDTVYLCSRSGQVLTVSIQMNGWIHVGNLVCPACWDFCDSCPPERDPPASNLSRVAPIGSCLLLNLISPGKYQCRQ, encoded by the exons ATGGCGGCCGgcgggcgctgcggggccgcgGGCAGGGCGCTGCCggccgccctcctcctcctgctgttgctgctgggcgccgccgcctcgcccCGCTCCTCGTCCTGCCACCACCGGCCGCCCGGCCGCGGGGAG GTGGTGTACGGCGTGCCCCTGGCCGAGGATCGCCTCGTCAGGAGGGACGTGGGGCAGCGGCTGCGGATTAAGATCGTGTACGACAGGAGCGTGGAGGA tttgCTGCCAGAGAAAAGGCACCTTATAAAG aACAAACTTTTTCCACAAGCTATATCTTACTTGGAGAAGACTTTCCAAGTGCGCAAATCAGCAGGTACTATATTGCTAAGCAG GCAGTGTGCAACAAACCAATATCTAAGGAGGAAAGCTGATCCTCACAGATACTGCCGAGTGGCCTGTGCAAACCATACGAGGTGTGGACCAGTTATAGTTCCTGAAAAACACCTCCAG CAATGCAGGGTGTACAATCAGAACGAACGGCACTTTGGCTTACCTGATCAAGAAGGGGTTCGAGATGCTGACTTTGTGCTTTATGTCAGTGCTCTCACTACTGAAAGGTGTGGCCATGAAAACATCATTGCATATGCAGCCTACTGCCAACTGGAAGCTGAAATGGACAG GCCAATAGCAGGATATGCTAACTTGTGTCCAAACATGATCTCAACGCAGGCTCAGGAATTTGTTGGCATGTTGTCTACAGTGAAACACGAGATTATCCATGCACTG GGTTTCTCTGCTGGACTGTTTGCATTTTATCGTGATGATGATGGAAAACCTTTAACAACAAGATATGCAGATGGACTCCCTCCTTTTAATGAAag TCTAGGTTTGTATCAGTGGAGCGATAAGGTTGTTCATAAAGCAGTGAGGTTATGGGATGTACGTGGTGGCCAAATGCTTCGCCATACTGTTCACCTTCTGGTAACACCTCGTGTAGTT gAAGAAGCTCGTAAACATTTTAATTGTCCAATCCTAGAGGGAATGGAGCTTGAAAATCAAGGTGGCATGGGTACTGAGCTCAATCATTGGGAGAAGAGGTTGTTGGAG AATGAAGCTATGACTGGATCCCATACGCAGAACCGAGTCTTTTCCAGGATTACCTTAGCATTAATGGAAGACACGGG TTGGTATAAAGCAAATTATAGCATGGCGGAGAAATTAGACTGGGGACGTAATAAAGGCTGTGACTTTGTAATGAAGAGCTGTAAGTTCTGGATTgaccaaaagaaacaaaa gaggcAATTAATCAGTCCATACTGTGACACTTTGAGAAGTAATCCTTTGCAGTTAACCTGCAGACAGGACCAAAGAGCAGTAGCAGTGTGCAACTTACAGAAGTTTCCAAAGCAGTTACCTCAGGAATATCAG tattttgaCAATCTTAACGGAGTACCAGCAGAAGACTTGCCTTATTATGGTGGCTCAGTAGAAATTGCTGACTATTGTCCCTTCAGTCAAGAATTCAGTTGGCATTTAAGTGGTGAATTTCAACGCAGCTCAGACTGCAGAATAATTGAAAACCAACCAG ATCCTACAAAAAACTATGGTGCAGAAGAATATGGACCAAACTCTGTATGTCTTATTCAGAAGTCAGCTTTTGTCATGGAACAATGCAGGAGGAAACTCAGTTACCCCGACTGGGGTAGTGGGTGTTACCAA gtttcttgttctccacaAGGACTGCACGTTTGGGTCAAGGACACTGTGTACTTGTGCAGCCGCTCAGGTCAAGTATTAACAGTGAGCATTCAGATGAATGGCTGGATCCACGTTGGAAATCTGGTTTGTCCAGCCTGTTGGGACTTCTGTGACTCCTGTCCCCCAGAGCGGGATCCTCCAGCTTCTAACTTATCAAGAGTTGCACCAATTG gcagctgtctTCTCCTGAACCTCATCTCTCCCGGCAAGTATCAGTGCAGACAGTAG
- the LMLN gene encoding leishmanolysin-like peptidase isoform X2 yields the protein MAAGGRCGAAGRALPAALLLLLLLLGAAASPRSSSCHHRPPGRGEVVYGVPLAEDRLVRRDVGQRLRIKIVYDRSVEDLLPEKRHLIKNKLFPQAISYLEKTFQVRKSAGTILLSRQCATNQYLRRKADPHRYCRVACANHTRCGPVIVPEKHLQQCRVYNQNERHFGLPDQEGVRDADFVLYVSALTTERCGHENIIAYAAYCQLEAEMDRPIAGYANLCPNMISTQAQEFVGMLSTVKHEIIHALGFSAGLFAFYRDDDGKPLTTRYADGLPPFNESLGLYQWSDKVVHKAVRLWDVRGGQMLRHTVHLLVTPRVVEEARKHFNCPILEGMELENQGGMGTELNHWEKRLLENEAMTGSHTQNRVFSRITLALMEDTGWYKANYSMAEKLDWGRNKGCDFVMKSCKFWIDQKKQKQLISPYCDTLRSNPLQLTCRQDQRAVAVCNLQKFPKQLPQEYQYFDNLNGVPAEDLPYYGGSVEIADYCPFSQEFSWHLSGEFQRSSDCRIIENQPDPTKNYGAEEYGPNSVCLIQKSAFVMEQCRRKLSYPDWGSGCYQVSCSPQGLHVWVKDTVYLCSRSGQVLTVSIQMNGWIHVGNLVCPACWDFCDSCPPERDPPASNLSRVAPIDLCSCSSNLVVTLWLLMANLIPLLTGLFLCA from the exons ATGGCGGCCGgcgggcgctgcggggccgcgGGCAGGGCGCTGCCggccgccctcctcctcctgctgttgctgctgggcgccgccgcctcgcccCGCTCCTCGTCCTGCCACCACCGGCCGCCCGGCCGCGGGGAG GTGGTGTACGGCGTGCCCCTGGCCGAGGATCGCCTCGTCAGGAGGGACGTGGGGCAGCGGCTGCGGATTAAGATCGTGTACGACAGGAGCGTGGAGGA tttgCTGCCAGAGAAAAGGCACCTTATAAAG aACAAACTTTTTCCACAAGCTATATCTTACTTGGAGAAGACTTTCCAAGTGCGCAAATCAGCAGGTACTATATTGCTAAGCAG GCAGTGTGCAACAAACCAATATCTAAGGAGGAAAGCTGATCCTCACAGATACTGCCGAGTGGCCTGTGCAAACCATACGAGGTGTGGACCAGTTATAGTTCCTGAAAAACACCTCCAG CAATGCAGGGTGTACAATCAGAACGAACGGCACTTTGGCTTACCTGATCAAGAAGGGGTTCGAGATGCTGACTTTGTGCTTTATGTCAGTGCTCTCACTACTGAAAGGTGTGGCCATGAAAACATCATTGCATATGCAGCCTACTGCCAACTGGAAGCTGAAATGGACAG GCCAATAGCAGGATATGCTAACTTGTGTCCAAACATGATCTCAACGCAGGCTCAGGAATTTGTTGGCATGTTGTCTACAGTGAAACACGAGATTATCCATGCACTG GGTTTCTCTGCTGGACTGTTTGCATTTTATCGTGATGATGATGGAAAACCTTTAACAACAAGATATGCAGATGGACTCCCTCCTTTTAATGAAag TCTAGGTTTGTATCAGTGGAGCGATAAGGTTGTTCATAAAGCAGTGAGGTTATGGGATGTACGTGGTGGCCAAATGCTTCGCCATACTGTTCACCTTCTGGTAACACCTCGTGTAGTT gAAGAAGCTCGTAAACATTTTAATTGTCCAATCCTAGAGGGAATGGAGCTTGAAAATCAAGGTGGCATGGGTACTGAGCTCAATCATTGGGAGAAGAGGTTGTTGGAG AATGAAGCTATGACTGGATCCCATACGCAGAACCGAGTCTTTTCCAGGATTACCTTAGCATTAATGGAAGACACGGG TTGGTATAAAGCAAATTATAGCATGGCGGAGAAATTAGACTGGGGACGTAATAAAGGCTGTGACTTTGTAATGAAGAGCTGTAAGTTCTGGATTgaccaaaagaaacaaaa gcAATTAATCAGTCCATACTGTGACACTTTGAGAAGTAATCCTTTGCAGTTAACCTGCAGACAGGACCAAAGAGCAGTAGCAGTGTGCAACTTACAGAAGTTTCCAAAGCAGTTACCTCAGGAATATCAG tattttgaCAATCTTAACGGAGTACCAGCAGAAGACTTGCCTTATTATGGTGGCTCAGTAGAAATTGCTGACTATTGTCCCTTCAGTCAAGAATTCAGTTGGCATTTAAGTGGTGAATTTCAACGCAGCTCAGACTGCAGAATAATTGAAAACCAACCAG ATCCTACAAAAAACTATGGTGCAGAAGAATATGGACCAAACTCTGTATGTCTTATTCAGAAGTCAGCTTTTGTCATGGAACAATGCAGGAGGAAACTCAGTTACCCCGACTGGGGTAGTGGGTGTTACCAA gtttcttgttctccacaAGGACTGCACGTTTGGGTCAAGGACACTGTGTACTTGTGCAGCCGCTCAGGTCAAGTATTAACAGTGAGCATTCAGATGAATGGCTGGATCCACGTTGGAAATCTGGTTTGTCCAGCCTGTTGGGACTTCTGTGACTCCTGTCCCCCAGAGCGGGATCCTCCAGCTTCTAACTTATCAAGAGTTGCACCAATTG atttgtgCTCCTGCTCATCTAACCTGGTTGTAACCCTTTGGCTGTTGATGGCTAACTTAATTCCCCTGCTAACGGGATTATTTCTCTGCGCATAG
- the LMLN gene encoding leishmanolysin-like peptidase isoform X1: MAAGGRCGAAGRALPAALLLLLLLLGAAASPRSSSCHHRPPGRGEVVYGVPLAEDRLVRRDVGQRLRIKIVYDRSVEDLLPEKRHLIKNKLFPQAISYLEKTFQVRKSAGTILLSRQCATNQYLRRKADPHRYCRVACANHTRCGPVIVPEKHLQQCRVYNQNERHFGLPDQEGVRDADFVLYVSALTTERCGHENIIAYAAYCQLEAEMDRPIAGYANLCPNMISTQAQEFVGMLSTVKHEIIHALGFSAGLFAFYRDDDGKPLTTRYADGLPPFNESLGLYQWSDKVVHKAVRLWDVRGGQMLRHTVHLLVTPRVVEEARKHFNCPILEGMELENQGGMGTELNHWEKRLLENEAMTGSHTQNRVFSRITLALMEDTGWYKANYSMAEKLDWGRNKGCDFVMKSCKFWIDQKKQKRQLISPYCDTLRSNPLQLTCRQDQRAVAVCNLQKFPKQLPQEYQYFDNLNGVPAEDLPYYGGSVEIADYCPFSQEFSWHLSGEFQRSSDCRIIENQPDPTKNYGAEEYGPNSVCLIQKSAFVMEQCRRKLSYPDWGSGCYQVSCSPQGLHVWVKDTVYLCSRSGQVLTVSIQMNGWIHVGNLVCPACWDFCDSCPPERDPPASNLSRVAPIDLCSCSSNLVVTLWLLMANLIPLLTGLFLCA, translated from the exons ATGGCGGCCGgcgggcgctgcggggccgcgGGCAGGGCGCTGCCggccgccctcctcctcctgctgttgctgctgggcgccgccgcctcgcccCGCTCCTCGTCCTGCCACCACCGGCCGCCCGGCCGCGGGGAG GTGGTGTACGGCGTGCCCCTGGCCGAGGATCGCCTCGTCAGGAGGGACGTGGGGCAGCGGCTGCGGATTAAGATCGTGTACGACAGGAGCGTGGAGGA tttgCTGCCAGAGAAAAGGCACCTTATAAAG aACAAACTTTTTCCACAAGCTATATCTTACTTGGAGAAGACTTTCCAAGTGCGCAAATCAGCAGGTACTATATTGCTAAGCAG GCAGTGTGCAACAAACCAATATCTAAGGAGGAAAGCTGATCCTCACAGATACTGCCGAGTGGCCTGTGCAAACCATACGAGGTGTGGACCAGTTATAGTTCCTGAAAAACACCTCCAG CAATGCAGGGTGTACAATCAGAACGAACGGCACTTTGGCTTACCTGATCAAGAAGGGGTTCGAGATGCTGACTTTGTGCTTTATGTCAGTGCTCTCACTACTGAAAGGTGTGGCCATGAAAACATCATTGCATATGCAGCCTACTGCCAACTGGAAGCTGAAATGGACAG GCCAATAGCAGGATATGCTAACTTGTGTCCAAACATGATCTCAACGCAGGCTCAGGAATTTGTTGGCATGTTGTCTACAGTGAAACACGAGATTATCCATGCACTG GGTTTCTCTGCTGGACTGTTTGCATTTTATCGTGATGATGATGGAAAACCTTTAACAACAAGATATGCAGATGGACTCCCTCCTTTTAATGAAag TCTAGGTTTGTATCAGTGGAGCGATAAGGTTGTTCATAAAGCAGTGAGGTTATGGGATGTACGTGGTGGCCAAATGCTTCGCCATACTGTTCACCTTCTGGTAACACCTCGTGTAGTT gAAGAAGCTCGTAAACATTTTAATTGTCCAATCCTAGAGGGAATGGAGCTTGAAAATCAAGGTGGCATGGGTACTGAGCTCAATCATTGGGAGAAGAGGTTGTTGGAG AATGAAGCTATGACTGGATCCCATACGCAGAACCGAGTCTTTTCCAGGATTACCTTAGCATTAATGGAAGACACGGG TTGGTATAAAGCAAATTATAGCATGGCGGAGAAATTAGACTGGGGACGTAATAAAGGCTGTGACTTTGTAATGAAGAGCTGTAAGTTCTGGATTgaccaaaagaaacaaaa gaggcAATTAATCAGTCCATACTGTGACACTTTGAGAAGTAATCCTTTGCAGTTAACCTGCAGACAGGACCAAAGAGCAGTAGCAGTGTGCAACTTACAGAAGTTTCCAAAGCAGTTACCTCAGGAATATCAG tattttgaCAATCTTAACGGAGTACCAGCAGAAGACTTGCCTTATTATGGTGGCTCAGTAGAAATTGCTGACTATTGTCCCTTCAGTCAAGAATTCAGTTGGCATTTAAGTGGTGAATTTCAACGCAGCTCAGACTGCAGAATAATTGAAAACCAACCAG ATCCTACAAAAAACTATGGTGCAGAAGAATATGGACCAAACTCTGTATGTCTTATTCAGAAGTCAGCTTTTGTCATGGAACAATGCAGGAGGAAACTCAGTTACCCCGACTGGGGTAGTGGGTGTTACCAA gtttcttgttctccacaAGGACTGCACGTTTGGGTCAAGGACACTGTGTACTTGTGCAGCCGCTCAGGTCAAGTATTAACAGTGAGCATTCAGATGAATGGCTGGATCCACGTTGGAAATCTGGTTTGTCCAGCCTGTTGGGACTTCTGTGACTCCTGTCCCCCAGAGCGGGATCCTCCAGCTTCTAACTTATCAAGAGTTGCACCAATTG atttgtgCTCCTGCTCATCTAACCTGGTTGTAACCCTTTGGCTGTTGATGGCTAACTTAATTCCCCTGCTAACGGGATTATTTCTCTGCGCATAG